The sequence below is a genomic window from Paramisgurnus dabryanus chromosome 4, PD_genome_1.1, whole genome shotgun sequence.
GCGACTCTTTCTTTAATCTCACTTTGAAGGAAGTGCTTTTTCTGGAATGGTTTGCCACCGGTTGCTCCTCCGCCCAGTTTGTCTTCAAAGGCGACGATGACGTTTTTGTTAACACGCGTCACCTGCTGAACTACCTGGGTAATTTTACGGCATCCAGCACAAGAGACCTCTTCATTGGAGATGTGATCACCAATGCTGGACCTCACCGGGACAAAAAGCTCAAGTATTATATTCCCGAGAGCGTCTTTGTGGGGGTTTACCCTCCGTATGCTGGTGGGGGAGGTTACCTGTACTCCCGTAATCTAGGGTTGCGATTAAGAGCTATCTCCCGATTGGTCACATTGTTCCCGATCGATGATGTGTACACTGGGATGTGTCTGAGGAGGCTGGGTTTGGTCCCAGAGAAACACGGTGGCTTTAAGACTTTTGGCATTGAGGAGAAAAACAAAGACAACATATGTGCTCATAAAAGTTTAATGCTGGTGCATCCCAGGAGCCCACAGGAGATGATTAACATCTGGTTTGGTATAAATGACCCTAAAACACAATGCGAGTGACCTTAATTGAGACAatggttttttttatttaaaataacgaaatattttttacaaaaccaAGACTGCTAACAAGTATTAAAGAGAGTAAACGggtcaattttaatttcatGTTTACCTTAGTCTTTGtaaataactttatttaaaggtCATTCAGTCATGGCCTTGCATCACAAACACAACGCACTGTGATAGATTGCCGATAAAGGTTTCATGAGACtgtaattttattttcatgtaGAGATGTTCACTGTCATTTCTACAGTATTTATGTGTATATAGTACTGTAAacaagtcttaggccaccattacagttgttgtttttgcgATGGAATATCGAccataaatgtgaccctggtccacaaaaccagtcataatggTTATCTGAAATCGGTATGGTTTGTTATGATAGGACAATATTAGgttgagatacaactatttgaaaatcttgaATCTGggggtgcaaaaaaaaattttatattgagaaaatcgcctttaaagttgtccaaatggaGTAGCAACACACATTGTTAatgatgaatacatttttttcaaatatatattttgtgtacaaaatatcttcattgaaCATGATCTgcacttaatatcctaatgatttttggcataaaagaaaaatcaataattttaaGGCATAGagtgtattgttggctattgctacaaatatacttgtgcgacttatgactggttttgtggtacaaccagaaaatacaggaaatttgtATGCAGGATTAAAAAACAGACTTAAATTAAGCTAAAGTGTCAAGTGTTTAGTGTGAGCTCCTCTTAAATTTGAGCAATAGAAGGAAACCATTTAAACTTAAATGAAATcctgatttcttattcaaatcaAATGACTTCTGTACTTAAGTCTCTTCGAAAGATGTGCTTAGTGTCAAGAGAGGCCACACTAAATATTGACTTTTGCCTGAAGGATCTATTTTGTTATGAAAATTGTGGTGCTTTTTACATTTGGTGTACATATTTGTTGTATATACTGTTTGCATCTTAATAAAAGGGAGTGAAAAATTAGTGTGGATGATAATttaaactttgctaaaacaacaacgCTGGAGATACCCCGAGACTTTTACATGATCCTGTATGTCTGTGTGGAAAGATGTGAGTCAAAGGTTTGCTGTTTGACTTCTAGCGTAAACACCTCACACAACTCATATCAAAACAATGATGATAACAGCTGTTTTATTACTCGTGCAACAACCATATAAGCTTTCTGAAGTTCAAAGTTTGTATAATCATTTTACCTCCATATGGAGAGAGGATAAGATGTGAAGTTTGACCCCAAAGAAGGAAGTAGTCTTAAAAAGTTTAGttaataatttaatgttttgtattttttgctctATCAGTATTGCACATGCTGACAGACTGTTGGTCAATTGTTGACATCACTGGAATAAAAACAATAGCGCACACACAATTGGGTTATTTTGATCAATCATTGTATTCAATCAATCAAACCCACTGTAACCCATGTTTATCATCCATGTGTATTCATTTATCATCTCAGGCTATAAATAATTGGAGgattaaaaaatacatgtaGACTAATTGATAATTCTTATCAATTAATTATGAATTaggactttaaaataaaatctaatGGTTAGAAAAATAATAACCATTTAATTGTAATTAACAATGCATTGTTATTTGTAGCAAGATTACACCACTGACAAATCAACAAACCTTCAAGAGATATGTTTGCTGCTCCTAAAACGGTTTTTCTAGTTTTTAAAAACGAGTCCTTTTCAATACAGTTGTATGCACCTTATTTAACATTcagcttattattatttaaaatacttTCAAAAATTGAAAAACATTGTGTAAGGAaagtttttacatattttttaaatggcaacatttaataaatattcaAGAAACAGCGACATCTGTCGGATAAACAGGCGATATCATTAGGCTTAATCGACTTCATGCCGCGCCGCAAGAAACGACAGacggatgacatcagagtaccgcgagagcgattcgaaaccATGCGGAgaagtttaatttcgactcgatCTCGCGATACattgacgtcatccgcctgtcagttcttgcggcgccgAATGAAGCGAACACACCTATTGCTGCGTTCCAGACAAGACAAATTTAGGACATATTTCATCTCAATTCAATCATTGGGATTTAGACATAAGGAAATAACAGTTGTCTGGAACGCAGCATTCGACTTAATGCGCACTTCGCAGACCGAttggcggatgacatcaaagtaaacCATCAAAGTTCATCAAAGCGCTTAATGAAGTGAAACGCGCATGCGCAACAGGTAAACTTGCTCTATTGATTACAGATAAAGTACAGGTGATGTTGGATCCCTCTTccgtttttctttaaaaacaagcGTCTGATAATGATTCATAAAGTGTGCGATTATAAATTTGATATGCCGCGTTGGCATTTGTTGTGTAAATGTGGCCTTCTGATATTAATCTATTTGACACTTTTGTCGACTGGTGCGGAGGTGAGTAAACtgatcaaataaacaaataagctATGCTACTCAATCTAATCGTTTACGTGTCACTTTTACTCTTTGTTTTTGGCAGATAAACAGAAATGACGGCCAAACATCTGGAGGTAAACAGCTGTCAGTCAATACATAATGTGATCAATGATTAAATTTTAGCAATTAGCAAAGGCACAATGTTTCATGTAGTCGCTCAATTGAGtcatattattaaaatattaatgcaAAATAGCGTAATGGTAGAATGATGTCTTATTttatcctaatatatatatattgataaattaaacatttctaagactagatatatatatatatatatatataaatgcaaaaaagCTTAATGGTACAATAAAGTATTACTGCATGATACTAATTAACATTGTTCGAATAAAATATCTCCAGAACATGATTttggataaaataaaaaaactcatgCAAAAATCATGCATTAACATaagggaatttttttttatattatattgcaaAGTCATTATTCAATCAACATATCCCACATTCAGATTGGAAAGCTTTCTTTCTTGAATCCCTTTGCATCAGGTGGAGGAGGAAGAGAGCGATACGCATTCTTTGCTCTTTGGAGCTGTCATCAGGTTCTCCGGGGTGATAGCGGTACATTCTTCTCCCCTGACTACCTGTGCTCGAATCCTCCTGTCTGGTGCAACTGGACCATTCAGACGCAGCCTGGGAAGCGTTTGGAGGTGTATCTGGAGGACTTGAGCCCCCCGCAGGCCTGTCACCTGAAGAGCGATCAGATCCACCTGGACGAGTTTCCTTCGGCTGCCGGTGACCAGAGGATACTGGAAAGATGTTGGAGAAAGGCCCGATACACGTCGGTATCCAACACTGTCCAGGTGGTGCTCCTCATTGATGGGAACCAACCAGCCCCGTACAGGGGGTTCTCCGGACACTTCAAAGCTTTCGGACCAGTGGATTCTCCTGAGCCCATGTATGAAGGTgagcagtttttttttaatgaatctTTCTTTCAAAGTGGTTAAATCAGTGGTTGTTGTGTGAGCACGCTTGTGTTTCTCCTGACAGAAATACCCTTTAATGTGATGGAGGAGGCGTTAGGTGGTGAACCTGAAATGGATGCGGTTACGGATGCTCCACTGGGTTTGAGAGGTGTCGAGCCAGATATCAAACTGTTAGGCGTGAATGTGCAAACCACTTCCAAACCTCTGATACTCACTCAGTTTGGGTTCACTTCAAGGGTCAATAAACTTTCTTTTGACAATAGGGAATCATGGGAAAAAAGTCCTGAATCTCCTAGTTCCACCAATTCGTCTCCTCACGTTCTCGCCTCTGGTTACCATAGTAACGTCGCATTCACCGACGATGGGTATTACGACTACACAGTTCCGGGAGAGCAGGAGCCCCTGGCAGGTGGATCTTCTCGGATTCGCCCCGAATACCAGCCTGCTTACAGAAACATCACAGAGATCTCCCTCAGCCCGCACGTCATGCAGGAAGCCTCCAATTCAGTCGCTCGGTCCCCTTCAGCCATGCGCAGGAATGTGGACGCACACGCCCGCAAAACTAAACCAGCCAGAGCCAAAGTGACATCGGATGCTGGGAAAGTTCACTGGGTGAGAGTGGGACATCAAGATGATGTTGCCGTGGAGACGAGCGGAACAGAAAGAAGCATCACGCCACCTGGGTTTTCGAACACGATTGCTCCCAAACTACAGCGCAGATCTAAAGGTGCAGTATGGTAGTTAATACAGATTAGAAAATTTTGGGGTAAATCCCACTATCAAATTCACATTTAATtccaaaatgaaataattttttattatttagccTTCTGTCCTGAGATCATCTCACTTTGTTGTGTTATTATTACATAGAGAAAGCTCAATACCAGCAGAGAAATGCCACCATCAATGTTCATTTACCTGGAGGTAAGACAGTGCTTGTTCAAATAACATAACATTATATATTGGGATGATGTAACATTGTCTGTCCAATCAGAGATCTTGTTTGAGGTGGCTGTGGAGGTCAGTCTGGATTCTGTTCACCTTGAAAAATCGTCTTCCCTCAGATCTCCTCTAGAGGTCATGGTAAGGCTAAGCAACACATTTCCTTCACAGAAATCGTGTGTTGTATGCCGAGCAATCTTTTGGCCTTAAATCCATTCACAGATAAAAGATGAGGTTGGACATCTCGCCCTAAAGGGTCTAGATTTGAAGAGATTTAAGAGGTGAGttttaaagggcccatattatgcaaaatccacttttacatgGTGTATGGAGATAAATGTATGTTGGCAGTGTGAGAACATAACAATCCTAAAATGGAAAAAATTCATCCactgcacattttttttatccGCGTAAAACCAGAGCAGTCTTATTAGACATGCGGTTTTGAtactcttgttaatgtgatgtcacactgaaaGCGCCACCCACAGCCACTGATGGACTgcttaattttacccaaaagcttttctaaatgtttgTTAGCACCTTGTAGCACTTATGTggctaaagatactattgtcccaaactgttttttttttttaccgaaAGCAtttgctcatttgcatttaaaggtacagacatgaaaATTGCACTTTTTTTGTACCctcccaaataggggcattttgaaCATGCTATAACACGTGATCTGCGAGGTATGTTGAGCCGaaacacattctaggcacacctaaggcttatattacatcttgtaaagatGGGCATAATTTGTGCCCTTTAAATAAAGCAGCTTCTGTAAGGTCGCTCAGGATGTGATTTGTGAATGGATTTGTTTCTAGATTGAGTTCGGGAGTTTTGTTCATCATGTGGGTGGAGTTTCAGAAGACTGCTGCAGGAGTGCACACAGATCTTCAGTCCAGTCTGCAGGGAATAAAGGGCAACACCGTTAAATCCCAAACCGGCAAAATCCAGGGCATTATAGCTTCAGTCTCTACTGAAGGTACATAACAGACGCATTTCCCAATTTACTAAGATTCATCAAGTCACACGATTTGACTTTCGTGcaatgtgtgtctgtgtttgaaTAGACATCAATGAGTGTGAGACACAGATGGTGGTGTGTAATGCACACGCGGAGTGTGTGAATCAGTTTGGATCATACACCTGTCACTGTCTCCATGGTTACCACGAGGCTCATCGTGGGCCGGACGGGACCGTTTGTGTCGAGTCTGCTGATTCCGGTAAGAGAAGAGGCGTGTTCACAAGTTTACATAAGATTATACAATTTAGTGCAATACAAAACGAATTGCTCATTTTATCATTTATGAAACCCTGTTAGCCTTTACGATTTGTTATGCGTCTCTTATCTTTCTAGATTGTAACTGGACAGCATCTCCCAAGATCCTCAAAGGCATTTACGTCATCTGCAGTCTGCTCATTTTGCTCATCTTGTTGTTGCTGGTGGTAGCCGCTTTTCTTTACCGGCGATATTACAGAGGTATTTTCCTGCCAAGCTGCCAGAAATCCAGCATCAGCAGCACTAACGACGAAGACAATAATAATACAGAAAGTGATGATCGTGGTGGCGTTGACCCCAGACTTCCCCCTCCACCCCCACCTATGAGACTGTCTAAAGATGGGCTGCGCTCCTTGGATCTGCCATTATTACGATTCAGCCCTCTAGCGCCACCTGATGGATTTCGTAGTAAACATTACACGGAGAAACACCAGTTTTGATGGTTGCACATTGTTACTCTCTTGTATGAGAGTATTTAGTTGCACTTAAATGCGTCACTTTTCACAAAGTGTGTGACTGGtcttgcttgtgtgtgtgtgtttgttggtTACTGGTTTGTATTGGTTTCTGCATTTCCATAATTGTGTTTTAATGCTTTAGGGTTTGAAATCTATACAATTTTGGTAAAGGTTGGCTCCCTGTAAATATTTGgcttatattttttgttaatgtatttttttgttattgacTGGTCACAGAATTATCACACTTtttctgtatgttttgatattatgaaaTATACATTTGGTTTTGAGACACTGAACTGAGTTGACTGTGACATAAAAGATAATTTAGGAAATACTCGAAGGAAATTCAGAAATATCTGGAGTATTAAAGTGTGTTATGTGGGCAAGTAATGACACCAAAGCGTCATGTTTTGCTTAAAATAAGCAAGAGCAACGTTGTATAAgtggttttaaataaaaaactatatttctATAATAACAAGATGTAAACTGGATAAGAGCATTAGTTTCCGAATTTTACTTTGGCTGTTTCTGAATCCGAAAGCtacagcctccggaggtcgcatttccaggccGCATACGTCATTTAAAACggtcttatttcaaaatattaacaattataaagttgactaatATTCTTATTTAATCGTAAACTGTTGTAATTTGCTAAATATTTGCGAATGGAATGCTTCGTTATCTTAAACCAGACTTGATGACTTGTGAAGCCTGCTTATGCAACCTTCATCTATGAAGGCTCGCACCCCTGTGATGTCATAGCGCTACAAGTGTTACTGCGCATGCGCGGCGAGCGTAATCGTTTCCGGGGGAACAGGCTGCTGGTAAGTGATTCATACAGTTTTTCTACTCTATGAAATCGTTAGTAGGTCGTATTACATAAAAACTCGGAAAAGCAGCAAGTCAAATTGAAGTTGTCGTGAAAGAATATAAAAGGTAGCAGCGTCACGTGATTTGCGTGATACGTGGCGTTCACGCGTATTATTTTGCAATCTCGTGCAACCTGTTGTGTTGGGCATCACGTTCGACTTCTGTTTTGCTATATTTGTATTGTCATCTCATTtcatttattatcatcattatcATTTTTGGTATGATTTAATTTTAAACTGAAAAAAGACGAATCCTTTGCATGCATCCCATTGGGTAGATAAATCATTATTGTTTCTGGTTACGCAATGATAATCAATTGTTTATGTTTAGCACTAGATGCAATAGTAATGCATGTTGTCTTATCAAATGCATAGAAAGTGCCTAACTTGTGTTTGTAGTATCCTGTTGCATTTGTGCGTGTGTGAAACTCACAGTTGTGTTTGTATTTCAGAAGATGTTTGGGTATATCTGGCAGTGTTTCTATTCCTCCTGTCTGCGTTTCTGGATGAAATGGCTTCTTCGTCTCGTGACAGGAACATGCGAGCTGCAGCGGATCTGTGCACAATGCAAAGCTGGAGCACTCAGGACATCACAGATAGGTGAAGGGTTAAGATGCATTTCAAACAATATTGAAGGAGTTAACATGTATCTATGCTCAGTTTGAATCTGTCACGCATATCAGTTTTCAAATCTGTCGTTGTTTGCCTTTGCAGAATACTCTCTGAAGTCCTCCAAAAGCAAGGTATGGGCTAATGTGGACACTTAAGCACTTTACTATCTCAGTATTAGCTCATATTTACACAAACCAGTGTCTTCACCTGCGTGTTATTGATCCAATCCATAAACTTCACTTTGCTTTGTGCAAACATTTGTTTTGGATTGTGTTTGAGCAGGTATTGCGGTCGGCTTTATCTGTGAAGGAGGAAG
It includes:
- the LOC135785718 gene encoding uncharacterized protein, whose protein sequence is MRNSHYSINISHIQIGKLSFLNPFASGGGGRERYAFFALWSCHQVLRGDSGTFFSPDYLCSNPPVWCNWTIQTQPGKRLEVYLEDLSPPQACHLKSDQIHLDEFPSAAGDQRILERCWRKARYTSVSNTVQVVLLIDGNQPAPYRGFSGHFKAFGPVDSPEPMYEEIPFNVMEEALGGEPEMDAVTDAPLGLRGVEPDIKLLGVNVQTTSKPLILTQFGFTSRVNKLSFDNRESWEKSPESPSSTNSSPHVLASGYHSNVAFTDDGYYDYTVPGEQEPLAGGSSRIRPEYQPAYRNITEISLSPHVMQEASNSVARSPSAMRRNVDAHARKTKPARAKVTSDAGKVHWVRVGHQDDVAVETSGTERSITPPGFSNTIAPKLQRRSKEKAQYQQRNATINVHLPGEILFEVAVEVSLDSVHLEKSSSLRSPLEVMIKDEVGHLALKGLDLKRFKRFVNGFVSRLSSGVLFIMWVEFQKTAAGVHTDLQSSLQGIKGNTVKSQTGKIQGIIASVSTEDINECETQMVVCNAHAECVNQFGSYTCHCLHGYHEAHRGPDGTVCVESADSDCNWTASPKILKGIYVICSLLILLILLLLVVAAFLYRRYYRGIFLPSCQKSSISSTNDEDNNNTESDDRGGVDPRLPPPPPPMRLSKDGLRSLDLPLLRFSPLAPPDGFRSKHYTEKHQF